The genome window CACGTCGATCCGGAAGTCGATGTGCTGTTCCGCCCAGGCAAACCCGAGCTCAAGCAGGGCGACATTCTGCTCGTAGACTTCCTCGCTCTTCTTCCGGAAGGTGTGCGCGATCTGCTCCTTGATCCGCTCCATGTCCCGCCCGTAGATGCAGGCCAGCATCCCGAGCGCAAACATGTTCTTCCCCTTGCGGGGGTTGTCCACCAGCGTCAGGCACTCCACTTCCATCGGCACCGGGATGATCCGGTACTGCCGGTGGGAGAGCTCCTCCATCGCAGCGGTCCAGGCCGCCCGGATCTCGGGGTCGTCGTGGGTGGCCCACTTGTCCTCGACGATGAGCACCGCGTCGGGGGCCAGCGCGTCCAGGCGGTGGCGTGCTACAAGCACCTGTTCATTGAACGCCATGGCCAGGTTGGTGGCGTCGCCCCAGTTGGTGACGGGACCTGCGCCGAGACGGATGCGGTACCCACTGGCCCCCTCGGGAGCCCGCGGCGGGGGCTGAATTTCAGCCGGGATGATCTCGACGGTCCAGACCCCGTTGCCCATCTTGGCAGAGACGCCGCCGAAGATTTGCCCACACTTCTGGGCGCCCTCTCCGGAGTCGGAGACGATTTCGATGGTGTGCTCGGGCAGGCGCGTGATGGTCGGCGCCGGCGGCACGATGGTCGAACTGGAGGTAGCGGTCACGAGTCGTTCTTCCTCACGTGAGGGTGCCGAAGCGGCGTCGCTCGGCCATGATGTCGTGGGCGATAGGCTCCGTCGGTGGAGCGGGGTGCCGGTCGCGCCCCCTGTTCTCCCGAAGGAGCGCCAGTTCGCCCAGCAGGTCCTCGTACACCTCGACGTCGAGCAGCACGGCGGCGGAGCGCCCGTGCTGGGTCAGAATCACGGCGCGTTTGGTGTCGCGGATTTGCTGGAGAAAAGCGGAGGCATGTGCCCGGAATTCGGTAACCGGGCGCACGTCCTGCGAGGGACAGAGGCGGGGCAGTTTGCGGTTCGTCATAGCGTACGCTCACAAGTACATGTGAACAGGCTGTGACGGAGTTTGCAAAGGGAGTCGTGAAGGACTTATGAAGGTGCGATGAGCCAATCCAGAAGGTCGGAGTCGGTGCCCGGCGAGGGGCGAATCAGTCGAGCGACTTGCGCATCTGGACCATATGGACCGGTTGCTTCAGCTTGCCGGGGGCGGGGAAGGGGGTGACGCCCACCGGTGTGAATCCCCACTTGGCGTAGAACGATGGAAGCTCGGTCCGGAGGTTGACGATGTCGATCTCGAGCATGCGGCATCCCGCGGCCCGGCAATGGGCTTCCGCCGCCTCCACCAGGGTCCGGCCGAGGCCGGTTCCCTGCACATCGGGGTCGACCGAGAGCAGCCCGAAGTACCCGCAGTCGCCGCGGAGTTCGACGTAGACCGCGCCGGTCAGCCCGCCACCTGACACCCCAGGGGTCACCAGGAAGTCGGAGTTGCTGGCTTCGATCCTGGCCCGGACCTCCGGCTCGGCGATGCGCTCGCCATTGATGAAGAACGCCTCGACCCGATAGGCGGTGTTGATCAGCCGGGTCAGGACCGGTGCATCGGCGGGGGTGGCGAGGCGGGGTATCGTCATCATCCTCCCAGGGCAATTGCTATTCCCGACTGAATCGCACGAACCGGGGATAGTAAATCGTTGAATCCCCGACGAGGCTGTCGAAGTCGGCAGAGGTGTTCGTGGAATAGGACAGGACGAGGTCGGCACCGGCAAGGTGCGGGTGCGCCTTTCCCTGGTAGATCATGATCCGTGGCGTATCGTACTCCGGCGGTCGATAGAGCGTGTCGGGGTTGGACCAGGGACCGGTCAGTTTCGGGGCGGAGCGCACCACCAGGACAGCAGGACCGAATCCCACCGACTGCACCTCAAGATAGCATCCGCTGATGTCGTCCCGATGGACGGTCAACTCGGTCGCGCCATTGCGCATCACGGGTGCGGGCTCGCGTTCCGACACGCCATCCGCAATCCATGTCCCATCCGCGGCCAGCCACGCCATGTCGCGAAGGTTGCCTTCGTAGGCGCTCGTGTCCGGCCATCGCACGAGATAGACATCGCCGCCGCGTGGTTCACGGGAGCTGTAGGCGTAGAGGTACCCGTCTTCGGCGAGCACGCTCGCGGAGCCGACGATGGCCTGGAGCTCGTTCTTCGGCGTGTCGAGCCAGGAGACGTCCCACTTCGATGGCTCCGCGTCGGGATTGGCGATCAAGACCGCCCGCCAGTCGGCGACCTCGAAGCCCAGCCCGGTCGGGATGCCATGGACCTCCATCAGGAAGAGCAGCAGTCGATCCCGGATGCGGATGCCGTGTCCCGGCCAGTACCGTACCTCGCCGCTGTCCGGAAAGTAGGCGATCGGAACTCCCTGGAGATCGGTGCCCCAGTAATACCGGATGGTGGCGCCAGCGGGGTCATACCCCTGCTGGATAGCGACGGTGTTGCTCACCATCCTCGTCGCCGGATTCCGCCGAGCGCCCGTTGCGTCAGGATCGATGAACGTATCGCCGAAGAGCCAGAGCACGCGTCCTGCGCCCAGGTCAACGGAGTAGGCACCGTCTGCTCCGACCCAGTTGGGGTCGCCGCGGAAGAGCTGGTCGGCTGATTCCCATGCCTCGGCCTGAAACGCGGGAGGGCAGGCGGGTGGCCTCGCGTCATCGCACGCGATCGTGCACGCAGCGAGGACGACGACGGGCCGCGCGAGCTCTAGCAGGGGGTATCCCGAAGGCACAGGTCAGTCATCGGTGCACCTGGGTGGGGAGGCCGAGAGGGCGTCTCAGCCCGCGCTATTCGTCAGGAGATGGCAACCTACCGGTGGGTGGCGACTTCGCCAGCATCGTCAGCCTTGCCGCCACCCCCTCCATCTGGCGGGCGCGGTTCTGGGCCCAGCGGGGGAGACGGAGGGCGCCCACCATGAAGAGGACTCCGCCGGCGAGTACGAGGGGGAGCAGCTGTTGGATCGCTTCGCCAAGCCCGCCCTCAGATACCAGGACCACCGCCGGTCCCAAGGCAATGCCCAAGAGCGCCAATCCACTGAGCATCAATCCTCGGGCATTGCCGTTCACGGTGCGCAGCCGGAGTCGGTCACCGCTTGGGGTCGGTTCGAGGAGCGCCTGGAGATTGCCGTTGGTCCACTGCCGGAGGGAGCCATCCCGGCGGACATGTCCGCGGGCGTGAAAGGTCTCCCGCAGGTCCACTACGAGCTGGTCCCACTCCTCGTCGGTCAGCCGCCGCCCGAGCTCCACGGTCCTGCCAACGCCGAGGGGAAGGCCGAGGAACCGCCGGCCCGCCGGCAGTCCAGCTCGGTCAAGCCCCTGCGCCGCCTGTGCCACCAGTTCCATTGGGATTCCGACCTCGCGGCCGATCTCCTGCAGGTCGGCCAGAGTCATCCCCTCGCCCGATGGCAACTGCCGCCGGGCGGTCTGCTGTGCCTCGGCGGCCCGCTTGAAGATTTCGGCGACTTCCTGTTCGTTGTAGCGGCGGTCAGTCATTCGGTATAAGATGCCTCGCCCCTCGGGTCCGTGCAAACGGCGCCTCGGGGATATACTGGGGGCAGGTTTGGACGGGCTATCAGGCCAGGGAGGCGACTCATGCGGGGCAAGGCGCACGACGACGAGTATGGCGACGAGGAACCGGAGTGGGAGTCAGGGACGCTCTCCGAGCATCTCGACACTGACGCCGAGACCGAGATCGAGTGTCCCTATTGCGGCGAGATCGTCGAGATCGTCATCGACAAGGCCGGTGGGGCCACCCAGGACTATGTGCAGGACTGCGAGGTCTGTTGCCAGCCCTGGCAGGTCCATGTCAGCCTGGGAGTCGGTGGGGCCGTGGAGGTGCGGGTGGAGCGGGCGGGTTGAGCTCAGCAGCAGCCGGCATATACGGCTGCCACGACAAACGGGATCAGGACGCCCACCCCGATGAGGATCAGCGTCTTGGACGTGCTCGCGATTCCAACCCGAATTGAATCAACTTCGCCGAGCGGAATTGAGACCCGGCAGTTGGTGCACGTTGCCTCTAACTTGAACGGAATCCCGCTGAGGGTATCGGGGGTGATCTGCACGGCCCGGAGCCAGAGCACCTGATCGGCGGTCCATACCTTGTATTGCGTGTTGGGCGGAACCTCAACCGGCTCGACTCCCCGCGCAGACGACCAGGAGATGCACGCTGGAAGCGGTAACGTGAAGCCGAGCAGGAGCGCCGTCCGGGCGATTGCCATTTTCGAGTGATGCCGCATCCACCCCCTCCGCGAGACCATCGGGGAATCGCCCCCCCCCACGGGGGCCGTCCCTCCAGAGCAGCCAACCGCGCCCTGATCACATTCACAAGCGGCGGGGCATCCACCGGGTCGTGGTCGTGCCCCTGGCCGGATGCTCCGTCATGCTACGGCCCCGCGGGCGCCGTCCACAGATTGTCCGCCCGGTCCACTTCCGGATAGACGTGCGCCGGGTCGATCTCGATCTGGGTCAGGGCCGGGCTCGCCGGCGCGCGGAAGGCCCAGGTGGCGTTGTCCCCCCGGAACCAGGTTTCCACCGGCAGCTTGACCGAGCGCGTGGTGCCGTTGGCAAAGGTGATCTGCAGCGCCACCGGTGCCACCATGTCGCCGCGGTTGGACAGGAAGACCCGGACCAGGTCCTGGCCGTTGGTGGTCGTGACCTTGACCGAATCGATCGCCTGATCGAGGTGGTCGGTCCGGTAGAACCAGCTCCGCCAGAACCAGCTCAGGTCCTCGCCCAGCCCGTCGTTCATCGAGCGGAAGAAGTCGGCAGGCGTCGGGTGCTTGAAGGCCCACCGGCGGGTGTACTCGGCAAACGCCTCGTCGAAGGCCGTCGAATCCACCACCTGATCCCGCAGGAAATGGAGTCCCACCGCCGGCCGTCCATAGGCATTCCATCCACTCATCAGTCCGTTCGGCTCGCGATCCTGCGGCACCATGATCGGTTCTTCGGGGCCGCGCCGGGCCAGGAACTGCTGCCAGGATCCCATGTAGCCGAACTCCAGCGACTTCACGCGGGTGGTGTCATCGGGATAGCGGTCGCGGAAGCTGAAGTAGTCGATGAAGGTGTTGAATCCCTCGTCCATCCACGGGTAGAGCCGCTCGTTTGAGCCGACGATCATCGGGTACCACTCATGCCCCTGCTCGTGGGCAATCGTGTAGTACAGCTCCTTCGGGCTGTCGGCGTCGTCGAAGGTCATCATCGGATATTCCATCCCGCCCACCGGCCCCTGGGCACTTACCGCGCTCGGATAGGGGTAGTGGAACCAGCGGGAGTGCAGCATCACCGAATGCCGCGTCATGTCGGCCGCGTCCTGCCAGGTGTCGAGCTGCGAGGGCGGATAGAAGGCCTGCATCAGGATGCCGCTCCAGCTGCTGGCGTCCCACAGGTAATTTGGCGCCGTGGCCCACGCGAAGTCGCGCACGTTGTCCGCGTGCCAGCGCCAGGTGCGCGTGGCACCAACGCGTGCCGGCAGCAGCGCCGCCGTGCCGACTTCGTCGGGACGGATGATGCGGACAATCGTGTCGGACTTGGCCGCTGCGGCCAGCCGCGTCCGCAACATGGCGGGCAGGACTTCGGTCGGATTCTGGAGCAGGCCGGTGGCCGTCACGGTGAATCCGGCGGGCATGGTGATGGCCACGTCGAAGTTGCCGTATTCCAGGTAGAACTCACCGCTCCCGATGTACTGGTCGGTGTTCCATCCCCGGACATCGTCATAGACCGCCATGCGCGGGTACCACTGCGCGACCTGGTAGAGCCAGCCCAGGTCGCCCTGCTTGGTGCGGCCGGTGCGGCCCTGCCGTGGGATCTGGTGATGCCAGGCGATATCGAGGCGTACCACCCCCTTCGGGGGGAGGGGCCGATCCAGGTTGACCCGCATCATCGTGCTGTTCATGCGATACGTGAGCGGCGCCTTCGTGGTCCTGGCGGCAGGCCCGCGCACCACATTGAGTCGCTCGATGGTGGCGCCCGCCTGGAATCCCGCTTCCTGGCGTGCATTGGGGTTGGCCAGCGGCGCCATCCGGCCGTCCGGGGCGCCGATGTTCATGTCCACCTGCATCCAGATGTACCGCAGGGTGTCGGGCGAGTTGTTGGTGTAGGTCAGCGTCTCCTCGCCATGGATCGTATGGGTCGCGGTATCGAGCGAAACCCGGATGTTGTAGTCGGCCCGCTGCTGCCAGTAGGACGGCCCCGGCACGCCGGACGCGGTGCGGTAGACATTCACCGGCCCAAGGTCGAGTTGGCGGAATGGAGAGGTGTCCGCGGTGCTGGGCGGCACTGGCGGCGGGGCGTCAGATGTGGATGGTTGCTGCGCGGCCGCGGCGGTCGACCAGAGCAGGGTGGCGCAGAGGAGGAGCTGGAGCGGCCGGCGGC of Gemmatimonadales bacterium contains these proteins:
- a CDS encoding type II toxin-antitoxin system Phd/YefM family antitoxin — translated: MTNRKLPRLCPSQDVRPVTEFRAHASAFLQQIRDTKRAVILTQHGRSAAVLLDVEVYEDLLGELALLRENRGRDRHPAPPTEPIAHDIMAERRRFGTLT
- a CDS encoding GNAT family N-acetyltransferase, with amino-acid sequence MTIPRLATPADAPVLTRLINTAYRVEAFFINGERIAEPEVRARIEASNSDFLVTPGVSGGGLTGAVYVELRGDCGYFGLLSVDPDVQGTGLGRTLVEAAEAHCRAAGCRMLEIDIVNLRTELPSFYAKWGFTPVGVTPFPAPGKLKQPVHMVQMRKSLD
- a CDS encoding DUF4185 domain-containing protein codes for the protein MPSGYPLLELARPVVVLAACTIACDDARPPACPPAFQAEAWESADQLFRGDPNWVGADGAYSVDLGAGRVLWLFGDTFIDPDATGARRNPATRMVSNTVAIQQGYDPAGATIRYYWGTDLQGVPIAYFPDSGEVRYWPGHGIRIRDRLLLFLMEVHGIPTGLGFEVADWRAVLIANPDAEPSKWDVSWLDTPKNELQAIVGSASVLAEDGYLYAYSSREPRGGDVYLVRWPDTSAYEGNLRDMAWLAADGTWIADGVSEREPAPVMRNGATELTVHRDDISGCYLEVQSVGFGPAVLVVRSAPKLTGPWSNPDTLYRPPEYDTPRIMIYQGKAHPHLAGADLVLSYSTNTSADFDSLVGDSTIYYPRFVRFSRE
- a CDS encoding CPXCG motif-containing cysteine-rich protein; this encodes MRGKAHDDEYGDEEPEWESGTLSEHLDTDAETEIECPYCGEIVEIVIDKAGGATQDYVQDCEVCCQPWQVHVSLGVGGAVEVRVERAG
- a CDS encoding M1 family metallopeptidase, producing the protein MSILHASLSGAGRRPLQLLLCATLLWSTAAAAQQPSTSDAPPPVPPSTADTSPFRQLDLGPVNVYRTASGVPGPSYWQQRADYNIRVSLDTATHTIHGEETLTYTNNSPDTLRYIWMQVDMNIGAPDGRMAPLANPNARQEAGFQAGATIERLNVVRGPAARTTKAPLTYRMNSTMMRVNLDRPLPPKGVVRLDIAWHHQIPRQGRTGRTKQGDLGWLYQVAQWYPRMAVYDDVRGWNTDQYIGSGEFYLEYGNFDVAITMPAGFTVTATGLLQNPTEVLPAMLRTRLAAAAKSDTIVRIIRPDEVGTAALLPARVGATRTWRWHADNVRDFAWATAPNYLWDASSWSGILMQAFYPPSQLDTWQDAADMTRHSVMLHSRWFHYPYPSAVSAQGPVGGMEYPMMTFDDADSPKELYYTIAHEQGHEWYPMIVGSNERLYPWMDEGFNTFIDYFSFRDRYPDDTTRVKSLEFGYMGSWQQFLARRGPEEPIMVPQDREPNGLMSGWNAYGRPAVGLHFLRDQVVDSTAFDEAFAEYTRRWAFKHPTPADFFRSMNDGLGEDLSWFWRSWFYRTDHLDQAIDSVKVTTTNGQDLVRVFLSNRGDMVAPVALQITFANGTTRSVKLPVETWFRGDNATWAFRAPASPALTQIEIDPAHVYPEVDRADNLWTAPAGP